GGCCCTGGTGGGTGCTGCGCGGCGGCGCGTTCGTCCTCTCCCGCCTCTGGCGGGTGCGGCGCGAAGTCCTCGCGCGCAGGAAGACCGGCAAGATCACGTTCTTCATCCAGAACTTCATGGACGCGGACGCCCTCGACGAGGAGCGCCTCGCAAACTGCTCGTTCATGGTCATGACGGACGACGGCCCCGTTTCGATGTGCGCGCACAACGCGCGGCGCGACGAGTACATCCTGAAGCCGCTTGCGCTCCCGTCCGCGGGCGGCGCCGCGGTCTGGGACCCGAAGACGGGCTCGCTTGCGCTGCCGGCCCGTTCCGCGGCGCGCGCCTCGTGATCGCGCGCGGCTGCGCCGCCGCTCTCCTTGCCGCCTCCGTGGCCGCGGGCAGCGCGCCGGCGGCGGACCTCCCGGAGCGCCCGCTCGCCGCCGGCCATCCCTGCCGGATCGAGGACGCCCGTTTCTCGCCTTTTCACGAGGAGCACGGCGTGACGGTCGGCCTCGCGCGCCTGCCCGGCGGCGCCGTGGTCTTGCGCGCGCGCACCCGTCTCGACGCGCCGGCGAACCGGGTCGCCGCGATCCTCGAAGACGTCGCCCGCTGGCCCCTCTGGATCAAGCGCCTGCGCTCCTTCGAGCGGCTGCCGGGCGAGCCTCCCGCGTTCGCGGCGGTCTTCGCGGCCCCGTGGCCGCTCCGGGAACGCGAGTACGCGCTCGCGCCCGCGACGGCCCGCGACGGAGATGCGGCCGTCGTGTTCTGGGAGGACGCCTCGACGCGGCTCGCACCACCGGGTTCCGGCCGCGTCCGCGTGGCGCCCGTGAGCGGGTGCTTCTCGGTGTCCCCGGGCCCCGTGCCGGGCGGCGCGACGCTGGTCTACACGGAGAGCGGCGTCTTCGGCGAGAGCCTGCCCGCGTGGATGCGCGGCGCCGGCCACGCGAAGGGCCCCGTCCGCCTCCTCGACGGGTTGCGCGCGCGGCTGCGCGAGAATTGACGCGTGCGCGCCGCCGCTCTCCTCCTCGCGCTGGCGACGCCCGCTCTCGCGGCCGCTCCGGGCCGGGCCCGGCTCGTCGAGGCCGCGGCGCTCGCCATCGCGCTCGACGGACCCACGGCGCCCATCGTCCTCGACGCGCGCGACCGCCGCGCGTTCGAGGCCGGCCGCGTCCCCGGCAGCCGGAACGTGGACTGGAGGGACTTCAGCGCGGTGCGGCCCGGCGGGTTCGCATACCTGTTTCGCGGCTCGTCGCGCTGGGGGCTCCTCGCGGACGACGCGAAGCTGGCTCCGAAGCTGCGCGCCCTCGGCCTCTCGGCCTCGCGGCCCGTCGTCGTCGTCGGAGGCGCGGGGGGCTGGGGCGAGGAGGGGCGGATCGGCTGGATGCTGCTCGCCCTCGGCGCGCGGGACGTCGCGCTTCTCGACGGCGGATTCCCTGCGTGGGAAAAGCTCGAGCGGGCGCGCCTCGAGCGCGGCCCCGAGCGCGGCGCTGCGCCGCCGCCCGGCGACTTCGAGCCGTCGCCGCAGCCCGGGCGCCGCATCGCCGCGGACGCGCTGCGCGATCTCCTCGGCTCGCGCGGGGCCATCCTCCTCGACGCGCGCACGCCCGAGGAGTTCACGGGGAAGACGCTCACGGGCCAGGCGCGCGGAGGCCGGCTGCCGGGGGCGCGCCTCGTTCCGCTCGCCGCGCTCCGGGCGCCGGACGGTACGTATGCCTCCGCCGAAGCGCTCGCTGCGGCCGCCGGGCCCCTGCCCGCGGAGCGTCCCGTCGTCACCTATTGCACGGGCGGCGTCCGCTCGGCGCTCCTCGCGTTCCTCCTCGAGGCCCGCCTCGGAGTCGTCGCGGCGAACTACGACGGCTCGCTCTGGGAGTGGTCCTCGCGGGAGGACCTGCCGATGGAGACGGGCGCGCCTCCCTGAACGGGCCGCGTAAGATTCCCGCAACATGCCCGACGGCGGCGGCCCTCCGGTTCCGGAGCGGATCGACCACTACAGGATCGTCCGCCGGCTCGCGCTCGGCGGGATGGCGGAGATTTTCCTGGCCGTCGACGGGAAGACGGGCCGCACGGTCGCGATCAAAAAGATCCTTCCTCACCTCGTCACGGACCCCGACTTCCTCGACCGTTTCTTTCACGAGATCCGGATCCAGATCGGGCTCAAGCACCCGAACATCGTCGAGCTCGTCGACTGCAGCCCGACGCCGTCGAACGCGTACATCGTCATGGAGTACGTGGACGGCGGCGAGCTCTACGCCCTGCGCCAGGAGTCGGGGCGCTTCCCGTGGGAGATCGCGCTCTATGCCGTCGACGAGGCCCTGAACGGCCTCGCGGCCGCGCACGCGAAGGGCATCGTCCACCGCGACATCAAGCCGCAGAACATCATGTGGACGAAGGAAGGCGGCGTGAAGATCGGCGATTTCGGCATCAGCCACGCCGAGCACCTCACGCGCCTCACGATGACGGGGACCGTCGTCGGGACGCCGGCGCACATGTCTCCCGAGCAGGCGCGCGGCGACGACCTGGACGCGCGCACCGACCTCTTCTCGATGGGCACCGTGCTCTACGAGCTCCTCTGCGGATTCAACCCGTTCACGGCCGACTCGATCGCCGTGACGCTCCGCCGAGTCGCCGAGAGCGAGCCCGAACTCCCTTCGCTTCTCGACCCGACGATCCCGCCCGGCGTCGACACGTTCCTGCGCAAGCTCCACGCCAAGGACCGGGCGGCGCGCTTCCCCGACGCCGCGACGGCCTCGAGGGCCCTGCGGGCCGTGTTCGAGAAGGAGAAGGTCGAGCGCCCCTCCGTCCTCTTCCGCTCGTTCCTCGACGACCCCGGCGCGTTCGTCGCCGCGCGCAACCGGAGGCTCGCCGCGGAGTCCACGGCGGCGGCCGAGACGCTCATGAACGACTCCTCGGCGCGGCCCGAGGAGGCCCTCTGGGCCGCCTATCGCACGGTCGCGTGCCTCCCGCACGACGCGAAGGCGCAGGAGCTCTTCCGGACGGCCGCGATCCGCGCCGGGCAGCGCGAGAAGCCGCTCGACAACGCCAAGATCCGCGCCCTCGAGGAGTCGCTCAAGAAGGAGCCCGACAACCTCGCGCTCCTCCTCCAGCTCGCGAAGCTCTACCGCCTCGAGCACGATTTCGTGAACCTCATGCGGTTCTTCCGCAAGCTCCAGGCGCTCGCGCCCCCGGACCCCTACACGCAGGGGCAGATCGCCTCGCTGCTCTCGCCGGACGCGGGCGCCGCGCGCGCGCTGCCGGCGTCGGTTCCCGCCAGCCCGCGCACGGTTCCCGCCTCGCCGCCCGCGCGGACCGGCCCGCGCATTCCCGCCGCGTTTCTCGCCGCCGCCGTTCTCGCGGTCGTTCTCCTCGGGGCGTGGTGGGCCCGCCGCGCGCCCCGGCTGCCCGGTGGGGGCGCGGGTTCGGCTCCGGCGAACGCTCAGGCTCCGGCCGCCGCCCCCGACCCGGCCCGTTCGCCCATCGCTGACGAGACGCTCGCGCGGATCCTCGAGCGCGGCTCGGCCGCCGAGAAAGAGAGCGGGCCGGCGAAGGCGTTCGACCTCTACGCGGAGGCCGCGGCAAGGACTCCGCGCGTCGAGACGCGCGCCGCGCTCTATCGGACGATGGCGGAGCTCGCCCGCAAGGCGGGCGACGACGCTCGCGTCCTCAAGGCTTTCGACCTTCTTGCCGCGATCCCCTCCCTGCGGGGCGAGGCTCTTCTCACTCGGGGCGAGTACCTCGAAAGCATCCGGCGGGACGAGGACGCCCTGCACGTCTACGAGCAGGCCCGCTCCGGTGCCGACGCCGACGCGGCGCGGACGGCGACGCTGCGCCTCGCCCAGGCCGCCGAGAAACGCCAGGACGCGCTCCGCGCGCAGACGCTCTACGAGGAGATCCTCCGGTCGGCGCCGGTGTCCGCCGAGGCGCTCCCCGCGCGCGTGGGCCTCGCGGGCCTCTACCGCGCCTCCGGCCGCTCGCACGACGCGCGGCGGCTCTACGAGGAGATCCTCCGCCTCGCGCCCGTCGGGGGCGACGCCGCGAGAAACGCCGAGGCGGCCCTGCGCGAGATCGACGTCCCGTGAAGTCACATCGCAAGGTCCTCACGCTGAACGTCCCCGCCCGCATCGGGTTCGTGAACATCACGCCCGAGGTCGAGGCCGCCGTGAAGGAGAGCGGCGTAAAGGAAGGTCTCTGCCTCGTGAACCCGATGCACATCACGGCGTCGGTCTTCGTGAACGACGACGAGAGCGGCCTCCACGCGGACTACGCGCGCTTCTTCGAGGCGCTCGTCCCGCACGACCCCGTGAGGCAATGGCGGCACAACGACACCGGGGAGGACAACGCGGACGCGCACGTGAAGCGGCAGCTCATGGGCCGCGAGGCGGTCGTCGCGATCACGAACGGCCGCCTCGACTTCGGCACGTGGGAGCGGATCTTCTACGGCGAGTGGGACGGCCGCCGCCCGAAGCGCGTCCTGATCAAGATCATCGGCGAGTAGGGTCCGCGGAGGTCATTTCACCTTCGCGTTTTCGATGATGACGGGGTAGGCGTACCCGGCGCCGAAATCCTTGTCGACGGAGACCGTACCGGTCACCGTCACGACGTCACCCGTCCTGGCAACCACGTCGGTCGTGACCGTGAGGTCGTTGTCCTTCGTGGCCTTCGAGCCGGAACCGTCGCGGACGTGCAGCCAGTTCTTCCCCATGACGCTGTTCGTCACCTTGACGATCTTCGCCTTCACGGCGACTTCCTTGCCCTTGAGCGACGCGCGCTGCGCCCAGAGCTCCGCGACCGTCTTCGCGTTCGAGCCTTCGGCCTTCGGCACCTTCACGTCCGGCGCGTCCGCCGGCCCGCCGGCCGCCTGGCCGTGCTGGGCGGCCATCTGCTCCTGCGTCGGGGGCGCGGCCGCGCCCGCGGCGGGCTGGTGGCCGGAGGCCATCGGCGCAGCGGGGACTCCGGCCGCCGCGGGGGCGGGGGCGCCGGGTTTCGCGAGCACGCCGAAGAGGATGTGGTCGAACGTGCGATTGAGGGTCTTGCTCTGGAAGCCGTCCATCACCATCGCGTTCGTGACCGTGACGGCGTCGCCCTTGGCGATCTTCGTCCTGTTGATCGCGGCCCACGTTTCGCCGGTCGCGGTCTTCAGGCGCATGTAGGTGTACTCGGCCGCGTCCATCGTCTCGAGGACGGTGCCGCTGACGGTGACGAGCGCCGGCTCGGGCGCGGCAGGCACGACGCCGGATGCGGGGGCGGACGCGGACGCCGCAGGGGCGGACGCGGGGGCCGCGGACTTCACGTCGAGCGCGGGCTGCTGCTTGCCGCAGCCGGCGAGGAACACGAGGGCCAGGAGAGAGACCGGAACGCGCATGGGGGGAGAGCTCCTTTTCGGGTGTTGGTTCACGCGGCCTTGTCCGGGATGAACCAGGACAGGACCGTCGAGATGATGGAGACGATGAGCGCGCCGAGGAACGCAGCCCAGAACGTGTCGACCGTGAAGTCGATCCCGAGCTGCCTGCCCACCCACGCCGTGAGCATGAGCATGAGCGCGTTGAGCACGAGCGTGAAGAGGCCGAGCGTGAGGAAAATGATCGGGCAGCTCAGGAGCTTCAGCAGCGGGCGCACGAGCGCGTTCACGACGCCGAAGACGACCGCGACCGCCAGGATGGAGCCCGCCCCGCCCGCGTGGATGCCGTCCACGACCGACGCCGCGACCCACAGGGCCGCCGCGTTGATGAGGATGCGAAGGAGGAGTCTCATGAAATACCTCGGAAGAGGATTCTACGGCCCGCGCGCCGGACCGTAGAATGATGCGAATGGGTGATCGCAAGTACCGCTCCAAGGGCTATCAGGACGGCGCGCGCACCGGCGGCTCCGGCGGCAGCGCCGGCGGGAGCGGCGGGTTCTCCACCGACCGCCCCGCGCGGATGGAAGGCGCGCCGCGCGGCCGCGGCGCCGACCGCCACCGCGACGAGGTCTTCCGCTGCAAGGCCTGCGGCGAGAAGAACGATGCCGCGGTTACGAAGGCGTCGGCCTGCCGGAAGTGCGGCGCCGCGCTCCACGCGTGCAGCCAGTGCCGGCACTTCGACGGCTCCGCGCCCCAGCAGTGTCGCCAGCCGATCACTGCAGCCATCCCGGCGAAGTCGCGAGCGAACGACTGCACGTTCTACGCGCCCGTCGTGAGCATGGACCTCACGGGCACGAAGGCCGGCGACACGCCCGACGGCGCGCGCTCGGCCTTCGACAACCTCTTCGGCAAGCGCTGAGCGTCAGCCCTTCAGGAACTCCGAGACGAGGCGCTGCCACTTCTCCTCGGACAGCAGCGCGGGCGCCTCGACCACGAGCTCGCCGCCGTCGGCGGCGAGGAGGCCCAGCTCGGTCTCGAGCGCGTGCGAGAAGCGCGCCGTCTCGTCCTGGAACCAGGAGCGGGCGGTGTCGCCGGTCGGCAGCGTCAGGAACGCGGCCGTCGCGGGCTTCATCGCGAAGAGCCAGCCGTTCCGGTAGCGCGATTCCTCGAGGAGCGAGGGGTCGCGGACGACGGCCGGGTTGATCGCGACGACGGTGCCCGAGATGGGCGCCGGGATCGCGGCGGCGCGGCCGCGGCAGTTCACGGTGGCGGCCGGGAGGCCGGCGGCGAGGACGGTGCCCGGCCTCGGCAGCGTGACGCTGGTCGGCCCGTGCAGGAGCCGGCCCGCGATCTCGTCGAGTCCGACGCGGACCGTGCCGCGCGTCTTGCGCTGGAGCCACGTGTGGCCGGGCGCGTAGTGGTGCGCCTCGGCGAGCTCGAGCCCGCCGACGTCCACGAGGCCGATGCTCCGGTCCCGCAGTTTCTGCCACGAGCGCCAGAGCGCCCAGGCCGCGAGGATCGGAAGCGCGCAGACCGCGAGGACGAGCGTGAACGCGAGGGCGCGGACGACGAGTCCGGCGAGGAAGATGCCGGCGAGCTGGAGGAACTCAAGAGGCGTCATAGGTCACCTCACTTGGCCTGGTGGCACGTTCCGCAGTCGTCGAGGCCGTGGGCGCTCTTGCCGTCGTGGCAGGAGCCGCAGCTCTTGCCCTTTTCCATGTCGGCGTGGCGGATCGCGGCGGGGGCGGCCGAAGAGGCGGTGCGTTTGACGATGGGGAAGAGCGTCGGGTGACACGTCGTGCAGTCGGGGCGCGAAGCGTCGACGTGGGAGTCGTGGCGGAAGGTGACGACGCCCGGGCTGCCGTCTCCCTGCGGGAGAGCCTTGTCCTTCGGAAGGTTCGGAAGCGTGCCCGCGAGAAGAGTCGAAGAAAGAAGGGCGAGAAGGAGGGTTGCCGCGAGGAAATGGATGCGGGTTTTCATCGCGTCCTCCTCACTCGCCCTTCAGGTAGTGGCGCACGACCTCGTCCCAGTGCTCGGGGTCGATCTCGCGGGCGATGCCGTGGACCGGGGCGCCGCCGTCCTGGAGGACGACGCCGAGCTCCGGGCTCATGCGGCCCGAGAGCGCCTCGGCGGCCGCGTCCAGGAAGCGGCGGGCGGAGTCGCCGGAGACGAGGTTCTTGAGGTTCGCGGTCAGCCAGCGGGGCTCGACCTT
This Acidobacteriota bacterium DNA region includes the following protein-coding sequences:
- a CDS encoding protein kinase; translated protein: MPDGGGPPVPERIDHYRIVRRLALGGMAEIFLAVDGKTGRTVAIKKILPHLVTDPDFLDRFFHEIRIQIGLKHPNIVELVDCSPTPSNAYIVMEYVDGGELYALRQESGRFPWEIALYAVDEALNGLAAAHAKGIVHRDIKPQNIMWTKEGGVKIGDFGISHAEHLTRLTMTGTVVGTPAHMSPEQARGDDLDARTDLFSMGTVLYELLCGFNPFTADSIAVTLRRVAESEPELPSLLDPTIPPGVDTFLRKLHAKDRAARFPDAATASRALRAVFEKEKVERPSVLFRSFLDDPGAFVAARNRRLAAESTAAAETLMNDSSARPEEALWAAYRTVACLPHDAKAQELFRTAAIRAGQREKPLDNAKIRALEESLKKEPDNLALLLQLAKLYRLEHDFVNLMRFFRKLQALAPPDPYTQGQIASLLSPDAGAARALPASVPASPRTVPASPPARTGPRIPAAFLAAAVLAVVLLGAWWARRAPRLPGGGAGSAPANAQAPAAAPDPARSPIADETLARILERGSAAEKESGPAKAFDLYAEAAARTPRVETRAALYRTMAELARKAGDDARVLKAFDLLAAIPSLRGEALLTRGEYLESIRRDEDALHVYEQARSGADADAARTATLRLAQAAEKRQDALRAQTLYEEILRSAPVSAEALPARVGLAGLYRASGRSHDARRLYEEILRLAPVGGDAARNAEAALREIDVP
- a CDS encoding phage holin family protein, yielding MRLLLRILINAAALWVAASVVDGIHAGGAGSILAVAVVFGVVNALVRPLLKLLSCPIIFLTLGLFTLVLNALMLMLTAWVGRQLGIDFTVDTFWAAFLGALIVSIISTVLSWFIPDKAA
- a CDS encoding glycine cleavage system protein H yields the protein MTPLEFLQLAGIFLAGLVVRALAFTLVLAVCALPILAAWALWRSWQKLRDRSIGLVDVGGLELAEAHHYAPGHTWLQRKTRGTVRVGLDEIAGRLLHGPTSVTLPRPGTVLAAGLPAATVNCRGRAAAIPAPISGTVVAINPAVVRDPSLLEESRYRNGWLFAMKPATAAFLTLPTGDTARSWFQDETARFSHALETELGLLAADGGELVVEAPALLSEEKWQRLVSEFLKG
- a CDS encoding sulfurtransferase — protein: MRAAALLLALATPALAAAPGRARLVEAAALAIALDGPTAPIVLDARDRRAFEAGRVPGSRNVDWRDFSAVRPGGFAYLFRGSSRWGLLADDAKLAPKLRALGLSASRPVVVVGGAGGWGEEGRIGWMLLALGARDVALLDGGFPAWEKLERARLERGPERGAAPPPGDFEPSPQPGRRIAADALRDLLGSRGAILLDARTPEEFTGKTLTGQARGGRLPGARLVPLAALRAPDGTYASAEALAAAAGPLPAERPVVTYCTGGVRSALLAFLLEARLGVVAANYDGSLWEWSSREDLPMETGAPP
- a CDS encoding nucleotide-binding protein — protein: MRVPVSLLALVFLAGCGKQQPALDVKSAAPASAPAASASAPASGVVPAAPEPALVTVSGTVLETMDAAEYTYMRLKTATGETWAAINRTKIAKGDAVTVTNAMVMDGFQSKTLNRTFDHILFGVLAKPGAPAPAAAGVPAAPMASGHQPAAGAAAPPTQEQMAAQHGQAAGGPADAPDVKVPKAEGSNAKTVAELWAQRASLKGKEVAVKAKIVKVTNSVMGKNWLHVRDGSGSKATKDNDLTVTTDVVARTGDVVTVTGTVSVDKDFGAGYAYPVIIENAKVK
- a CDS encoding YjbQ family protein, with amino-acid sequence MKSHRKVLTLNVPARIGFVNITPEVEAAVKESGVKEGLCLVNPMHITASVFVNDDESGLHADYARFFEALVPHDPVRQWRHNDTGEDNADAHVKRQLMGREAVVAITNGRLDFGTWERIFYGEWDGRRPKRVLIKIIGE